From Microlunatus capsulatus, a single genomic window includes:
- a CDS encoding sigma-70 family RNA polymerase sigma factor, translated as MSSSLSTSRSPIQQDPAHLLRVAPPVVDDLDDVHEPTERNPQLRRERSAALTAQLLEADEAGARVIRRRLVLLHLDAADGVARHYAGRGQDHQDLVQVARVGLVEASVRYDPALGSFLGFALPTMMGVIRRHFRDRAWSVKPPRCIQEHAAVVARAREDLTHELLRWPTIPELAEHLELSEADIRAARQVDGCFQAASLDVPVGQRAESLGESLSEVETRYEHVETSLTLQPAYQQLSERDQRLVYLRFYSELSQREIAEEFGVSQMQISRWLVRVLRSLRQYLSDDESVPLAS; from the coding sequence ATGTCGAGTTCTCTCTCCACCTCCCGTTCTCCGATCCAGCAGGACCCCGCGCACCTCCTCCGGGTCGCGCCCCCCGTCGTCGACGACCTCGACGACGTCCACGAGCCCACCGAGCGCAACCCGCAGCTGCGGCGCGAGCGCTCGGCGGCCCTCACCGCGCAGCTGCTCGAGGCCGACGAGGCCGGCGCCCGGGTCATCCGGCGCCGTCTCGTGCTGCTGCACCTCGACGCCGCCGACGGCGTGGCCCGGCACTACGCCGGCCGCGGGCAGGACCACCAGGACCTCGTCCAGGTGGCCCGCGTCGGCCTGGTCGAGGCCAGCGTCCGCTACGACCCGGCGCTGGGCTCCTTCCTGGGCTTCGCGCTGCCGACGATGATGGGCGTCATCCGGCGGCACTTCCGCGACCGCGCCTGGTCGGTCAAGCCGCCCCGCTGCATCCAGGAGCACGCCGCCGTGGTGGCGCGGGCCCGCGAGGACCTCACCCACGAGCTGCTGCGCTGGCCCACCATCCCCGAGCTGGCCGAGCACCTCGAGCTGAGCGAGGCGGACATCCGCGCCGCCCGCCAGGTCGACGGCTGCTTCCAGGCCGCCTCGCTCGACGTCCCGGTGGGGCAGCGGGCGGAGTCGCTGGGCGAGAGCCTCTCGGAGGTGGAGACCCGCTACGAGCACGTCGAGACCTCGCTGACCCTGCAGCCGGCCTACCAGCAGCTGAGCGAGCGCGACCAGCGCCTGGTCTACCTGCGGTTCTACTCCGAGCTGAGCCAGCGCGAGATCGCCGAGGAGTTCGGCGTCAGCCAGATGCAGATCTCCCGCTGGCTGGTGCGCGTGCTGCGCTCGCTGCGCCAGTACCTCAGCGACGACGAGAGCGTCCCGCTCGCCAGCTGA
- a CDS encoding phage holin family protein: protein MTTPYTSGSSSIEPHATTTSTTGGDDVSLGERLSNVTRDISTLMRQEVALAKAEVSESASRAGKGVGMLAGAAVAGFFVLMFLSISLWRALGNETGYGWSALIVAVIWAIIAAILAVVGKKALDEVRGVPQTADSLGKIPNALKGQEEKNL from the coding sequence ATGACCACGCCCTACACCTCCGGGTCGTCGTCCATCGAGCCCCACGCGACGACCACCAGCACCACCGGCGGGGACGACGTCTCCCTCGGTGAGCGGCTGAGCAACGTCACCCGCGACATCAGCACGCTGATGCGTCAGGAGGTGGCCCTGGCCAAGGCCGAGGTCTCCGAGTCCGCCTCGCGCGCCGGCAAGGGGGTCGGCATGCTCGCCGGCGCCGCCGTCGCGGGCTTTTTCGTCCTGATGTTCCTGTCGATCTCGCTGTGGCGGGCGCTCGGGAACGAGACCGGCTACGGCTGGTCCGCCCTGATCGTGGCCGTCATCTGGGCGATCATCGCGGCGATCCTCGCCGTCGTCGGCAAGAAGGCCCTCGACGAGGTCCGCGGCGTGCCGCAGACCGCCGACTCGCTGGGCAAGATCCCGAACGCACTCAAAGGCCAAGAGGAGAAGAACCTGTGA
- a CDS encoding DUF3618 domain-containing protein, which yields MSSQTPEEIRADIERTRANLSNDVDLLAEDANPKNIARKKVDEVKGNVKEKGVGLKDRIMGTADDVRGTVADKVHGATDAVSDKVHGASDSASGSAHGAVDSARGALSSAGDSVSGAPATARRKTQGNPLAAGLVAFGAGLLISSLIPASTKERELAGTVKDKAEPLKAGLTDAAKDVAANLKEPAQEAAQQLKETATDAVGAVKDEGQYAVEEVKDQAQQAKTTVQDEGTSAASDVQGQAQQAKGNVQDAAKS from the coding sequence GTGAGCAGCCAGACCCCGGAAGAGATCCGCGCCGACATCGAGCGGACGCGCGCGAACCTGAGCAACGACGTCGACCTGCTGGCCGAGGACGCCAACCCGAAGAACATCGCCCGCAAGAAGGTGGACGAGGTCAAGGGGAACGTCAAGGAGAAGGGCGTCGGCCTCAAGGACCGGATCATGGGCACCGCTGACGACGTCCGCGGGACCGTGGCCGACAAGGTGCACGGCGCGACCGACGCCGTCTCCGACAAGGTGCACGGCGCCTCGGACAGCGCCTCGGGCTCGGCTCACGGTGCGGTCGACTCCGCCCGCGGCGCGCTCTCCTCGGCCGGCGACTCGGTCAGCGGCGCTCCCGCGACCGCGCGTCGCAAGACCCAGGGCAACCCGCTGGCCGCCGGTCTCGTCGCCTTCGGCGCCGGCCTGCTGATCAGCTCGCTGATCCCGGCCAGCACCAAGGAGCGCGAGCTCGCCGGCACGGTGAAGGACAAGGCCGAGCCGCTCAAGGCCGGCCTCACCGACGCCGCCAAGGACGTCGCCGCCAACCTGAAGGAGCCGGCCCAGGAGGCCGCCCAGCAGCTGAAGGAGACCGCCACCGACGCGGTCGGCGCCGTCAAGGACGAGGGGCAGTACGCCGTCGAGGAGGTCAAGGACCAGGCGCAGCAGGCCAAGACCACGGTCCAGGACGAGGGCACCTCGGCCGCCTCGGACGTGCAGGGCCAGGCCCAGCAGGCCAAGGGCAACGTCCAGGACGCGGCGAAGTCCTGA
- a CDS encoding SDR family NAD(P)-dependent oxidoreductase has translation MSTPQPTPAAAPLALVAGASRGLGLLIARELGRRGHRLVVCARSAEELDTARAQLEAEGISVRTAVCDVSDAAAVDALVADVEATDGPVEVALAVAGVIQVGPLASLTRAHFAEAIDIMLWGPINVALAVAGPMRARGHGRIGVITSVGGLVPVPHLLPYSTAKFGAVGFSAGLRNELAGTGVKVTTVAPGLMRTGSHLRATFTGRQGAEYAWFAPSATLPLIAMDPERAAERIVDGVLAGRAYVLLSALTKIASRVNGLAPTTTSAFLGLAARLLPSGPPPSGTDTVQGYQVEERLGPLPTALVRAVTTLGRRAAARWNQHPPA, from the coding sequence GTGAGCACCCCGCAGCCGACGCCCGCGGCGGCGCCCCTGGCCCTCGTGGCCGGGGCGTCCCGCGGGCTCGGCCTGCTCATCGCCCGTGAGCTGGGCCGGCGCGGCCACCGGCTGGTGGTCTGCGCCCGCTCGGCCGAGGAGCTCGACACCGCCCGGGCCCAGCTCGAGGCGGAGGGGATCAGCGTCCGGACCGCGGTCTGCGACGTCTCCGACGCCGCGGCCGTGGACGCGCTGGTCGCCGACGTGGAGGCCACCGACGGACCGGTCGAGGTCGCCCTCGCCGTGGCCGGGGTCATCCAGGTCGGCCCGCTGGCCTCTCTGACCCGCGCCCACTTCGCCGAGGCTATCGACATCATGCTGTGGGGCCCGATCAACGTCGCCCTCGCCGTCGCCGGCCCCATGCGCGCCCGCGGGCACGGCCGGATCGGCGTCATCACCTCGGTCGGCGGCCTGGTCCCCGTGCCGCACCTGCTGCCCTACAGCACCGCCAAGTTCGGCGCCGTCGGCTTCTCGGCCGGTCTGCGCAACGAGTTGGCCGGGACGGGCGTCAAGGTCACCACCGTGGCCCCCGGGCTGATGCGCACCGGCTCCCACCTGCGCGCCACCTTCACGGGCCGCCAGGGCGCCGAGTACGCCTGGTTCGCCCCGTCGGCCACGCTGCCGCTCATCGCCATGGACCCGGAGCGGGCCGCCGAGCGCATCGTCGACGGCGTGCTGGCGGGCCGGGCCTACGTGCTGCTCAGCGCCCTCACCAAGATCGCGTCGCGGGTGAACGGGCTGGCCCCGACCACCACGTCGGCTTTCCTGGGGCTCGCGGCCCGGCTGCTGCCCAGCGGCCCGCCGCCCAGCGGCACCGACACCGTCCAGGGCTACCAGGTCGAGGAGCGGCTGGGGCCGCTGCCGACGGCGCTGGTCCGCGCGGTCACCACGCTCGGCCGCCGGGCGGCCGCCCGGTGGAACCAGCACCCGCCCGCCTGA